From the Panthera leo isolate Ple1 chromosome C1, P.leo_Ple1_pat1.1, whole genome shotgun sequence genome, one window contains:
- the PLA2G2F gene encoding group IIF secretory phospholipase A2, which translates to MADGAQANPKVLRKKVLVRHPSRWRGPSLRASFPWRTSRSSLGMKKFFTMVVLAGSVLPTARSSLLNLKSMVETITGRSAILSFVGYGCYCGLGGHGLPMDEVDWCCHAHDCCYQKLFDLGCHPYVDHYEYTIENNTSIICSELNETECDKQTCECDKNVVLCLRNQTYNEKHRNYLNIYCQGPTPNCSIYEPPLEEAAYRHISPTAPAPP; encoded by the exons ATGGCGGATGGGGCACAGGCCAACCCCAAAGTGTTGAGGAAGAAGGTGCTGGTTAGGCACCCCTCCAGGTGGAGGGGCCCAAGTCTCAGGGCCTCTTTTCCTTGGAGAACCTCGAG GTCCAGCTTGGGTATGAAGAAATTCTTCACCATGGTCGTCCTGGCCGGCAGCG TCCTGCCCACGGCCCGCAGCAGCCTGCTTAACCTGAAGTCCATGGTGGAAACCATCACGGGGAGGAGTGCCATCTTGTCCTTCGTGGGCTACGGCTGCTACTGTGGACTAGGAGGGCACGGGCTGCCCATGGATGAGGTGGACTG GTGCTGCCACGCCCATGACTGCTGCTACCAGAAGCTCTTCGACCTGGGCTGCCACCCCTATGTGGACCACTATGAATACACCATCGAGAACAATACTTCCATCATCTGCA GTGAGCTCAACGAGACCGAGTGTGACAAGCAGACCTGTGAGTGTGACAAGAACGTGGTTCTGTGCCTCCGGAACCAGACGTACAATGAGAAGCATCGCAACTACCTCAACATCTACTGTCAGGGCCCCACGCCCAACTGCAGCATCTACGAGCCGCCCCTGGAGGAGGCGGCCTACAGGCACatctcccccactgcccctgcaCCTCCCTAG